DNA from Aliarcobacter butzleri:
TTCCTATGGTTCAAGGTTTATTAAAAGAACAGATTAAAGAAACAAAAGAGAATGTAAAACTTCCAGATATCATAAATATTGTTGCAAATCAGCTAAATATCAAACCAAGTGATATTAAGTCTAAAAAAAGAACAGCAACAGTTGCAAATGCAAGAAGAATTGTAATTTATCTAGTAAGAGAGTTAACTCACAACTCTATGCCTGATATTGCAAAGTTTTTAGGTATGAAAGATCATAGTGCAATTTCGCACAATATTAAAAAAGCAAATGAGTTAATTGAAAAAGATGAAAATTTCAAATTAATCATTGAAAATTTAAAAAATAAAATCATCAATAGTAGGGAGTAGTAAAAAAGTTTTAACGCTTTGTGTGAAAAGATGTGAATATAAAAGAGTTTTTAATCACTTGGTTAAATACCCATTTTATAGACTCTAAGAATGTATTTTCATCTTTTCACATAGACTACTGCTTTTACTAATTTAAATATAAAATATAGGAGAAAAAATGAAGTTTGTAATCACAAAAAATATTCTTGAAAACGTAATAGCTTCAATGCAACCTTTTTTAGAAAAAAAAGATTCTAGTGCTATCACATCACATATATATTTAGAAATTAATAACTCTAACTTAATTATAAAAGCTACTGATTATGAAATAGGTTTAGAATCTTTTATAGATAATCTTACAAATACAGTAGATGGAAAAACAACAGTAAATGGTTCTAATTTATTAGGAATAATCAAAAGATTAAAAAATGAAGATATTATTTTAGAAGCTACAAATAACAATTTAGTTATCAAACAAAATAAATCAACATTTAAATTACCAACTTATGATGCAAATGAATTTCCTGTATTAAATAAATCTGAAAATCTAAAAGAGTTATCAATATCTACAATAAACTTTATAAATTCTATTAGAAAAATTACTCCAGCTATTGATAACAATAATCCAAAGTTTGAATTAAATGGTGCATTACTTGATATAAAAAGTCAAAAAATAAATTTCGTTTCAACTGATACAAGAAGATTAGCTTTATCTTTTTTAGAAAATATGAATAATGATGAAGCACAATTAATTATTCCTAAAAAAGCAATTATTGAAATTCAAAAACTATTTTTAGATGAAGCAAAAATTTCTTATGATAATACAAATTTAGTTATTTCAAATCAACATACTAAATTTTTTACAAAACTAATAAATGGTAAATTTCCAGATTATGAAAGAATCATTCCTTCAAATCTAAAACACAATTTCTTTTTACCAAAAAATGTTTTAGTTGAATCAATCAAACTTGTAACTTCACTTTTTTCAAATATAAAAATTACATTTAGTTCAAAATCTATAATTTTTGAATCACTTGATGAAGATAGTGAAGCAAAAACTCAAATTGATATAGATTTAAATATTCCAAATGAATTTTTCTTAGCAGTAAATGCTAAATATTTATTAGACTTTTTAAGTATGACAAATAATGAAAAAGTAAAAATTGGATTTAATGAATCAAATTTACCATTTTATTTAGAAGATGATAAATTCATTACAATAGTAATGCCAATAGTTTTAGAAAAATAATATAAATTAAGGAAGTAAATTATGTCACAACAAGAATATGGTGCTAGTAATATTAAAGTTTTAAAAGGTCTTGAAGCTGTTAGAAAAAGACCAGGTATGTATATTGGTGATACTAATATAAATGGTTTACATCACTTAGTTTATGAAGTAGTTGATAACTCTATTGATGAGGCAATGGCTGGATTTTGTAGAAATATAAAAGTAACTTTAACAAAAGATGGATGGGCAAGAATTGAAGATGATGGAAGAGGTATTCCAACTGCAATTCACCCAACAGAAGGAATTAGTGCAGCAACTGTTGCTTTAACTGTACTTCATGCTGGTGGAAAATTTGATAAAGACACATATAAAGTTTCTGGAGGACTTCATGGTGTTGGGGTTTCTGTTGTAAATGCTTTATCAAAACATTTAAAAATGACAGTTTATAGAGAAGGAAAAATTCACTATCAAGAATTTAAAGAAGGAATTCCTCAAGGAACTTTAGAAATAATTGGTGATAGTCCAAGAAAAACTGGAACAACAATTGAATTTTTAGTAGATGATTCTATTTTTGAAGTAACAAAATATGAATTTAATATCTTAAAAAAGAGATTTAAAGAAGTTGCTTATTTAAATCCAATTATTTCTATAACATTAGAAGATGAAGCAGCAAAATTAAAAGAAGTTTACCATTTTGAAGGTGGAATAAAACAATTTGTTGCTGATATGAATAAAGAAACAGCTTTATGTGAAGTTATATCTTTTAGTGATAGAGTTGAAGGTGTAGAAGTTGATATTGCTATGATGTATAACGATACTTACATAGAAAAAACTTTATCATTTGTAAATAATATTAGAACTATTGATGGTGGAACTCACGAAGCTGGATTTAAAGCAGGACTTACTAGAAGTATTTCTAAATACTTAAGTGAAAATGCAGCAGCAAGAGAAAAAGATACAAAAATTACTGGAGATGATGTAAGAGAGGGTTTAATAGCAGTAGTTTCTGTAAAAGTTCCTGAACCACAATTTGAAGGTCAAACAAAAGGAAAATTAGGAAGCTCTTATGTAAGACCAATTGCTCAAAAGTTAACTGGGGATAATTTAGATAAGTATTTTGAAGAAAATCCAACTCATGCAAAAGCTATTATGGAAAAAGCTTTAATGGCTGCACGTGGAAGAGAAGCTGCTAAAAAAGCAAGAGAATTAACTAGAAAAAAAGATGCAATGACAGTTGGAACACTTCCAGGTAAACTTGCAGAGTGTCAAAGTAAAGATCCAGCAATTAGAGAGTTATATTTAGTTGAGGGAGATTCAGCGGGTGGTTCTGCAAAACAAGGAAGAGATAGAGTTTTCCAAGCAATTTTACCGTTAAAAGGTAAGATTTTAAATGTTGAAAAATCTAGACTTGATAAAATTTTAAAATCTGATGAGATTAGAAATATGATTACTGCACTTGGTTGTGGTATTGGTGAAGATTTTGATGAAGAAAAAATCAGATATCATAAAATCATTATTATGACGGATGCCGATGTTGATGGTAGCCATATTCAAACATTACTTTTAACTTTCTTCTTTAGATTTTTAAGACCAGTTATTGAAAAAGGTTATTTATATATCGCTCAACCGCCACTTTATAGATATAAAAAAGGTAAAAATGAAATTTATTTAAAAGATAATAATGCTTTATCTGCATTTTTAATTGAAAATGGTTTAGAATCATTTGAATTTGAAGGTTTAGGATATAACGATTTATTAGATTTATTCAAAATTGTTTCTAAATATAGAGCTATGTTAGAGCAATTAGGAAAAAGATACTCTTTACTTGAAGTTTTAAAACATTTAATTGAAAATAGTGATTTAGTAAACTTAGAGTTTAAAGATTTATATGAAAATATAAAAGATTTCTTGGATAAAAAAGGTTATAACATTTTATCTAAAACAGTTCTTGATGATAGAATTCAACTTTTTGTACAAACAAATGAGGGATTAGAAGAGCTAATTATTGATGAAGAATTATTTGCATCACCATATTTCAGTGAAGCAACTTATATTTATAGTAAATTAAAAGAGAGGGATTTATCTGTATTTGAAGGTAGAGATTTAATCGAAATATTAGAAGAAATAGAAACATTAGCTAAAAAAGGTGCTTATATTCAAAGATATAAAGGTCTTGGAGAGATGAATCCAGAGCAATTATGGGAAACTACTATGATTCCTGATAATAGAAGACTTTTAAGAGTTAAAATAGAAGATGCTGAAGTAGCAAGTGATACATTTACTTTATTTATGGGTGATGAAGTAGAACCTAGAAGAAATTATATTGAAGAACACGCAAAAGATGTTGAACATTTAGACGTATAGAAAATTTTCTATACGTTTTTTGCTGAAATATCTTTTATTATATGGTAACCATGATTTAAAGCAGTACTAATAGAACCCTCACCTTTAGAAGCAATATCTCCTGCAAGATATATACCTTTTGTACTTGATTCAAAATTTCCATCACAAATCGGATTTAGATTTTCATCTATTTTTACATTACAAGCTTTTAAAAAATCAATTGGTGTAGTTCCTCCAATAGCATAAATTAGCCTATCAAAAATTTCAATTTCCTCATCAGTGTATATAACTTTTACTTTTAAATTTTCGGCTTCTTCTAACTCTTTTATCTCTTTATTCATCTTTATAGTTAATTTCTTATCATTTTGATATTGCATAAGAAGTTTTTCATTTATAGGATTTAATCTTGTAAATGTTGGTTTTCTATATGCTAAAGTTACATTGTTTTTTTCATTAGTTAAAAAATAAGCATATTCAGCGGCACTATTTCCTCCACCTATAACTAAAATTTTTTCATTTGTTGTACAATCATCTAAATTAAAATTGATATATTTTTTTATATTTGTTGGAATTTTGTAATCAGGTTTATTTGGTTTTCCCATTTTTCCAATACATATAATTGCAAATTTTGTTTGATATATTTTATTTAAAGTATGAACTTCAAAAAGATTTGTATTTTCATTTTTTATGATTTTCTCAACTTCAGTATTATAAACAGGAGAAATTTCATTTTTATTTAGTAATTCTTCAAAATATTCAAGAGTTGATTCTTTTGTTCCATCCATAAAGTCTATATTTCCTTCAAGTTTTATTACTTGATTTTTCCAATCTTTATCTACTCTTTTACCATCTTTGTAAAATTTTCTAATAGTTTCTGAATGGTTTGAAGTTTTTTCAATAAGTAATATATTTTCAATATTTTTGAGTTTTGCTTCAATAATACAGGCTATTCCTGCACTTCCAGCTCCAATAACTATAATATCATAAATTTTTTCATTCATTTAAAATCCTTAACCATATAAAACTATCTTACAATTATATCTCATAAAGCTTAGTAATCTTTATAAGTGAGTTTTGGGTAAAATAGACCTTTAAGACAAAAAATAAGGTTGTAAGATGGAAATAAAATATGGTGAAAAAGAGATATTAGAGTTTGATATTAATAATGAAGAAAATTTTTGGCCAAATGAAAATTCAAAAAATTATATTATAGATATTGAATTACCAGAATTTATGGCAAAATGTCCAAGAAGTGGTTATCCAGATTTTGCAACAATAAAAATACAATATACTCCAAATAAAAAAGTTATAGAGCTAAAAGCACTAAAAATTTATATTAACTCTTTTATGAATAGATATATTTCTCATGAAAATTCTGCAAATGAGATATTTGATACTCTTTATACTAAATTAGAACCAAAATGGCTTAAAGTAATTGCTGATTTTAAACCAAGAGGAAATGTTCATACAGTTATTGAAATAGATAGCGCAAAGTTATAGGAAATAGTTTTGGAAAGATTAGTTACAACAGCACAAGCGGCTGAAATCTTGGGCTTGTCTTTGCAAGGAATACACTATCGTATAAAAAAAAATCAACTAAAATCTTTGAAAAAAGATGGAAAAGTGTATGTTTATGTTGATGATACACAAAAATATAATTTTGAAGAAAAAACAGAAAATCATAAACAACAAAATAATATAAATGAGATAATTGAAGTTAAAAATGAACAAATAGAACTTCTAAAAAAGTCTATAAAATGGATGAAAAAACAATATATTTCAGAAATTTATAGACTTGAAAAAAATCAAAAAAGGATTATTGAAGTTTTTAATAGTGAAATAAAATTACTTCAAAGTGCTTTTAATGAAATGAAAGCTATTTATAAACCAAAATTAGAAAATAAAAATCAAACTAATAGTAGTGATTTTTTACCTTTAAAAGAGTTTTTTGTTATTATGAAAAGAGCAAATAAAACAGATGCTGAAATAAAAAATATTATATTTAAAGCTATAAAAAATGGTGATAAAAGATTTATTTATAACAAAGCAGAAAAAAAACTTTTGATTTTAAATGAAGATTTTAGTGATTTGATATAAAGAGTACAAAAGTACTCCTCTCCAGATACCCAAACACAACACTAAAAAAGGTGCCTTGCTATGTTCCCATCCTGGGGCGGTGTCTTTAGAAATGCTTGAAAGGGTCTAAAGAAGAGCATTCAAAATATCAAGATATTCTCAATGTTCTTCTTTAAAGGCTCGAATTATAACTTAGCAATGTTTAATCTATTATAAAAGAAGTATATTTATGGTCTATTTAACAATATTTTTCGTAAGTTTTATATCTGCAACTTTATTTCCACTTGGAAGTGAAGCTTTATTAATTTATGATATAAAAGAAGGTTACAATATTTATTTATTATTATTTTTTGCTACATTAGGAAATAGTTTAGGTTCTATTGTAAATTACTATTTAGGCTTAAAAGGTGAAGAATATTTAATAGAGAAAAATCTTATAAAAGAAAAATATATAAATATTTGTAAAAACTACTTTGATAAATATGGATTTATAACTATTCTTTTTTCATGGTTACCAATAATTGGCGATCCAATTACTTTTGTTGCTGGTATTTTAAAATATGATTTTAAAAAATTTGTAATTTTAGTTACTATCGCAAAGTTATCGAGATATATATTTATAGCTTGGGTTATATAACTTTTTCCCAAGATATAAATGCCCAAGTTAAATAATCAGCCTCTTTTTTATGTTTATATGTATTATTAAAATACTCTTTTAAGATTATTTCCTCTTTTTTTGTTAGTTTTCCCAAACTCCAACTAACTTTTTGTATAAACTCTTCATCTGTTTTTACTTGAAGTTTATTATTTTTAGTTTTTATAAAATCAACTTTTGCAAAAATGCCCATGCTGTGTAATGTATTTATCAAATAGATATAATCAGGTCTTGGATTTATTTTTCTTTTTAGTTGATTTAAAATTTCATTATCTATAAAACTTCCACCAACTTTTGTTGTTATATAAACTTTTTTGTTTGCTTTTTCATTTAATCTTTTTAAAGCTTTTTTTATATTTTTTACTTCCATAGAACGACTAGCAATTACTATATCAGCATTTGGTAAATCATTCCATTTATCATACCAAGATTTATGAATAGTTATGAGATTATTTATTTCAAGATTTTTAGCATTTTCTTTTGCAAGATTTAACATCTCTAATGAATAATCAAGTGCATAAACTTTTTCTAATTTAGAAGCTAATTGTAAACTAATATTAGCTGGTCCACTTCCAACATCAAGTAAAGTTTGACAATCTTTTATATCAACTTTTGAAATAAATTCTTTTATATATGGGCTATTTAAAACATTTTCATTAAATTGTTTTGCTTTTTTGTCCCAATCACTGCTTTTTTTACTTTTAAATGTAGAATTTTTTACCTGTTTTTTATAAAGTTTTGAGAAGTTTAATTTATCTAAATTTGTATTTACTAATGGCATTTTATAAACCTTGAATATTTGGAGTAAATGCTTTTGTACTTACATTTACTTTTTGTCCAATTTTAAGAGTTTTAGATTCTTCTTTTGTAAGAACTATTTCAACTAATTGTTGACCAATAGAGATAATTGCAATATCAATAACATCAACTCTTACAATATCCAATAGTTCACCTTCAAATGAAAATTTTTGACTACCTTTTGTTTTTAATAATATATCTTTAGGAAGACCATCATTTACTATTTTTCCATAATCAAGAACTAATACTCTCGAAGCCAAACGATACATTTCACTAGGATCATGACTAACCATAATTGTAGTTGTATTAAACTCTTTATGTAAAGTTAGTATTTCATTTTGAAGTTTTGTTCTCATTTGTGGATCAAGTGCTGAAAGTGGTTCATCCATTAGTAAAAGTTTTGGTTTATTCATTAAAGCTCTACACAAACTAACACGTTGTTTTTGACCACCACTTAAACTATTGGGATATCTATCTTTTAGTTCATACATATCAGTCATATCTAAAAGATGTTTTGCTAATTCTTTATCTTTTTTTACATATAAAAGATTTTGTAAAACTGTAAAGTTTGGAAAAAGTGCATAGTCTTGAAAAACAAAACCAATATCTCTTTTTTGGCTATCTTTTGAATATTTTTCATTTAACCAATATTCATTATCTATTTTTAAAGTTCCAGTTGCATTTTCAAGACCTGCAAGAATCCTTAAAAGTGTAGTTTTTCCACTACCACTAAGTCCACTAAGTGCAACAAACTCACCTTTGTTTATGTTTAAGTCAATATCTAAATTCATAGTTCCATTTGAACCATGAAGAGGTTTATTTATCTTAATCTCTATCATTTAAATTAACCTGTGATTGTTTTTGTTTATTATTAAAAATATAAACTCCTAAAAGTGTTAAAAAACTCATAATTATCATAATTACACTATAAATATGAGCATTTTTATAATCCATAACTTCTACAAATTCATAAATTGCAATTGATGCAACTCTAGTTTCTCCAGGGATACTTCCTCCAATCATCAAAACAACACCAAACTCTCCAACAGTATGTGCAAAAGTGATGATAATTGCTGTCATAAGAGATGGTTTTATATTTGGTAAAGCTATTCTAAAAAGAGTTTCAATTTTACCTTTCCCACTAATATAACTAGCTTCAAGCATATTCTTATTTAAACTTTCTAAACCACTTTGCATAGGTTGAACCATAAAAGGAAGGCTATAAAAACAGCTTGCAATTACAAGTCCATAAAAATTAAATACAAGTTTTATCCCAAAATATTCTTGAAAGAATTGCCCAATAGGAGAATTATAAGATAAAGACCAAAGTAAATAAAATCCTAAAACAGTCGGAGGAACAACTAATGGCAAAGCAGTAATTGATTCTAAAATAGGTTTCATTTTTGATTTTGTTTGAGATAAGTACCAAGCAAGAGGTAAACATACAAAAAACAAAATCAAAGTTGTAATACTTGCTAATTTAAATGAAATTAAAAACGGATCAATTTCAATATTTTTTAATATTTCAATCATTTAAAACTTCTTCAATCGATAAATTACTAGCTTTTATTAAAACTAATACATTATCATTTTTCTTTAGATTCATTTTTGATGAAGAATCTTTTGTGATGATACTTTCAAGGTAGCAATTTTCTATTTTTAAAAGAATACTACTTAAAAGTTCACCATTTTCTATATTTTCAATAGTTGCAAAAAGTTGATTTGATAAACTTATTTCACCTGACAAATTTTTTGCAATAGCAACATTTGTTGGTTTGACACAAAGATTTACTTTTGTTCCAATTTGTATATCACTACTTAAACCTAAACTCATCATTTTTAAAGTTTTTCCAAAAAAGTCAAACTCAACAATATTTAAATTGTCTAAAGAGTTTATTTTTGAAACTTTTGCAACTAACTTACTCATTTTGTTAAATAACCAAATCTGTGAAATATCTCTTTTGCTTTTTCACTTAAAATAAAATCATAAAAAGCTTTTGCTTCAATATTATCTTTTGCATTAGCTAAAATAACAATTCCTTGGTCAATTGGAGTATATAATGCTGGATCAACACTTACCCAATTAACATTTTCTTTATATTTAGACATATTTTCATCATATAAAGATGATTTTGCAATAAATCCAACATCAGCTGCAGTTGTTGCATAAGTTACAGCTTGTGAAATTGATTCAGCGTAAACAAATTTATTTTCAACTTTTTCTAGTACTTTTGCATTTTTCATAGCTTCAACGGCCGCTGTTCCATAAGGAGCAGTTTTTGGGTTTGCGATTGCAATTTTTTCAATATTTTTATCTGTTACAAGATTAATACCTTTTGAAAAATCTAACTCTTTTGAACTTAGCATTGCTAAACTTCCTTGAGCATAAATAACAGGTTTTGTAATAGCAAGATTTTTTCCAAATAGAGTTTCAGGAAATTTCATATCAGCACTCATAAAAATATTAAATGGTGCTCCATTCTCGATTTGAGTAGTAAATTTTCCACTACTTCCTAAAGTTATTTGAACTTTTGTATCTGGATTTGTTTTATTAAATTCTGCAACTAAATCATTTATTGCATAACTAACGTTTGCTGCAACTGCAACATTTATTGTTCCAGCAAAAACTGATGAACACAATAATATAAATCCTAAAGCTATTTTTTTCATATTTTCTCCTTATCTTCCAATCATAACATCTGATGCTTTTATAATTGCACCTACTTTACTTTTCTCTTTTATGTTTAGGCTATTAACAGAACTTGTAGTAATAATAGCAACGATTTTATCACCATTTCCTATATCAATTACAATTTCTGAATTAATACCACCTTTGTTTATGTTATCGACTATACCTTGGAATTTATTTCTTGCACTTAATTGTAAGTTTTCATCAGTAGATATAAAAACATTACTTGATTTGATTATAGCGACTACTTCATCCCCTACTTTTAAATCAAGATTTTGTACAGCAGTATTAGTAATAATTGAAACTAAAATATTATTGCTTTTTAGTTTTATATGAACTTCTGCATTTACTGTTCCCATTTCTATTGCTTCAACTATACCAGTTATTTGGTTTCTAGCACTAATTTGCATAGATAATCTCCTAATTGTTTTTAAAGTACCGTTATTAATATCCACTATTCTATTTAGATTTTCAACAAACTTTTTTTGTTCTTCTTTTAACAAATGATAAGTTTTTAAAAGGTTTTCACCATACTCTGTGAGTTTAGTTCCTCCTCCTCCACTTCCACCTGTTTCTTTTTGAACTATTGGATTAATAGATAAATTATTCATAGCTTCAATCGTTTCCCAAGCCGATTTATAGCTCATAGGAACTTCTTTTGCTGCTTTATTTATTGAACCAGTTTTTTTTATTGCCATTAATAATTCAATTCTTTTTTCTAACAAAAAAGGTTGATCAAAAAGTTCTAAAGTCAAATTTGATGATATTGCCACATATAGTCCTTGTGTTATATTGTAAGTTATATAACGTGTCAAATGATACCGTTATATATATTAATATATATTGATTTAAATCAATATTTATATGTTATTATTACAAAGTTTTACTAAGGAAATAAAATGGATATAAATTTACTGCTAACATATTTTATTTTAACAACAGTTTTTAGTTTTTTAATAGGTTTAGAGTTAAAAGCTTATAAAATGAAGTTTCATGAAAATGATTCAAGAATATTTTTAGGAACAACAAGAACTTATACTTTTATAGGAATTATTGGATTTGTTTTTTATAAAATTGAGCCAAATAATTTTTCAGTATATATTGCTGGATTCTTAGCTATTACATTACTTTATTCAATGCTTTATTATAGACTTTTAGCAGAAAAAAATAGTATCGTGTTATATCTTGTTGCAGTTGTTGTTTATAGTTTTGGACCATTAACAAATCTTTTTCCTTTTTGGCTTAGTTCATTAATCTTTGTGGTTACTATATTTTTATTAAATGCAAAAAAGAGATTATTAAATTTTAATTTGAAAATAAATATTTATGAAATAGAGACTTTAGGTAAAATGATACTTCTTTCAGCTGTTGTTTTACCACTTCTTCCTGAAGAGAAAATCATTCCTTATTTAGGAATATCTTTATATAAAATTTGGCTTACTGTTGTTGTAATTTCTGCTATTTCTTATGCAGGATATATTGTACAAAAGTATCTTTTCCCTTCAAAAGGTATTTTTTTAACAGGAATTATAGGTGGTATTTATTCATCAACTGCGACAACTGTTGTTTTATCAAA
Protein-coding regions in this window:
- the dnaN gene encoding DNA polymerase III subunit beta: MKFVITKNILENVIASMQPFLEKKDSSAITSHIYLEINNSNLIIKATDYEIGLESFIDNLTNTVDGKTTVNGSNLLGIIKRLKNEDIILEATNNNLVIKQNKSTFKLPTYDANEFPVLNKSENLKELSISTINFINSIRKITPAIDNNNPKFELNGALLDIKSQKINFVSTDTRRLALSFLENMNNDEAQLIIPKKAIIEIQKLFLDEAKISYDNTNLVISNQHTKFFTKLINGKFPDYERIIPSNLKHNFFLPKNVLVESIKLVTSLFSNIKITFSSKSIIFESLDEDSEAKTQIDIDLNIPNEFFLAVNAKYLLDFLSMTNNEKVKIGFNESNLPFYLEDDKFITIVMPIVLEK
- the gyrB gene encoding DNA topoisomerase (ATP-hydrolyzing) subunit B, translating into MSQQEYGASNIKVLKGLEAVRKRPGMYIGDTNINGLHHLVYEVVDNSIDEAMAGFCRNIKVTLTKDGWARIEDDGRGIPTAIHPTEGISAATVALTVLHAGGKFDKDTYKVSGGLHGVGVSVVNALSKHLKMTVYREGKIHYQEFKEGIPQGTLEIIGDSPRKTGTTIEFLVDDSIFEVTKYEFNILKKRFKEVAYLNPIISITLEDEAAKLKEVYHFEGGIKQFVADMNKETALCEVISFSDRVEGVEVDIAMMYNDTYIEKTLSFVNNIRTIDGGTHEAGFKAGLTRSISKYLSENAAAREKDTKITGDDVREGLIAVVSVKVPEPQFEGQTKGKLGSSYVRPIAQKLTGDNLDKYFEENPTHAKAIMEKALMAARGREAAKKARELTRKKDAMTVGTLPGKLAECQSKDPAIRELYLVEGDSAGGSAKQGRDRVFQAILPLKGKILNVEKSRLDKILKSDEIRNMITALGCGIGEDFDEEKIRYHKIIIMTDADVDGSHIQTLLLTFFFRFLRPVIEKGYLYIAQPPLYRYKKGKNEIYLKDNNALSAFLIENGLESFEFEGLGYNDLLDLFKIVSKYRAMLEQLGKRYSLLEVLKHLIENSDLVNLEFKDLYENIKDFLDKKGYNILSKTVLDDRIQLFVQTNEGLEELIIDEELFASPYFSEATYIYSKLKERDLSVFEGRDLIEILEEIETLAKKGAYIQRYKGLGEMNPEQLWETTMIPDNRRLLRVKIEDAEVASDTFTLFMGDEVEPRRNYIEEHAKDVEHLDV
- a CDS encoding NAD(P)-binding domain-containing protein is translated as MNEKIYDIIVIGAGSAGIACIIEAKLKNIENILLIEKTSNHSETIRKFYKDGKRVDKDWKNQVIKLEGNIDFMDGTKESTLEYFEELLNKNEISPVYNTEVEKIIKNENTNLFEVHTLNKIYQTKFAIICIGKMGKPNKPDYKIPTNIKKYINFNLDDCTTNEKILVIGGGNSAAEYAYFLTNEKNNVTLAYRKPTFTRLNPINEKLLMQYQNDKKLTIKMNKEIKELEEAENLKVKVIYTDEEIEIFDRLIYAIGGTTPIDFLKACNVKIDENLNPICDGNFESSTKGIYLAGDIASKGEGSISTALNHGYHIIKDISAKNV
- the queF gene encoding preQ(1) synthase; its protein translation is MKYGEKEILEFDINNEENFWPNENSKNYIIDIELPEFMAKCPRSGYPDFATIKIQYTPNKKVIELKALKIYINSFMNRYISHENSANEIFDTLYTKLEPKWLKVIADFKPRGNVHTVIEIDSAKL
- a CDS encoding MerR family transcriptional regulator; this translates as MERLVTTAQAAEILGLSLQGIHYRIKKNQLKSLKKDGKVYVYVDDTQKYNFEEKTENHKQQNNINEIIEVKNEQIELLKKSIKWMKKQYISEIYRLEKNQKRIIEVFNSEIKLLQSAFNEMKAIYKPKLENKNQTNSSDFLPLKEFFVIMKRANKTDAEIKNIIFKAIKNGDKRFIYNKAEKKLLILNEDFSDLI
- a CDS encoding YqaA family protein, which gives rise to MVYLTIFFVSFISATLFPLGSEALLIYDIKEGYNIYLLLFFATLGNSLGSIVNYYLGLKGEEYLIEKNLIKEKYINICKNYFDKYGFITILFSWLPIIGDPITFVAGILKYDFKKFVILVTIAKLSRYIFIAWVI
- a CDS encoding class I SAM-dependent methyltransferase, encoding MPLVNTNLDKLNFSKLYKKQVKNSTFKSKKSSDWDKKAKQFNENVLNSPYIKEFISKVDIKDCQTLLDVGSGPANISLQLASKLEKVYALDYSLEMLNLAKENAKNLEINNLITIHKSWYDKWNDLPNADIVIASRSMEVKNIKKALKRLNEKANKKVYITTKVGGSFIDNEILNQLKRKINPRPDYIYLINTLHSMGIFAKVDFIKTKNNKLQVKTDEEFIQKVSWSLGKLTKKEEIILKEYFNNTYKHKKEADYLTWAFISWEKVI
- a CDS encoding ABC transporter ATP-binding protein, which codes for MIEIKINKPLHGSNGTMNLDIDLNINKGEFVALSGLSGSGKTTLLRILAGLENATGTLKIDNEYWLNEKYSKDSQKRDIGFVFQDYALFPNFTVLQNLLYVKKDKELAKHLLDMTDMYELKDRYPNSLSGGQKQRVSLCRALMNKPKLLLMDEPLSALDPQMRTKLQNEILTLHKEFNTTTIMVSHDPSEMYRLASRVLVLDYGKIVNDGLPKDILLKTKGSQKFSFEGELLDIVRVDVIDIAIISIGQQLVEIVLTKEESKTLKIGQKVNVSTKAFTPNIQGL
- the modB gene encoding molybdate ABC transporter permease subunit encodes the protein MIEILKNIEIDPFLISFKLASITTLILFFVCLPLAWYLSQTKSKMKPILESITALPLVVPPTVLGFYLLWSLSYNSPIGQFFQEYFGIKLVFNFYGLVIASCFYSLPFMVQPMQSGLESLNKNMLEASYISGKGKIETLFRIALPNIKPSLMTAIIITFAHTVGEFGVVLMIGGSIPGETRVASIAIYEFVEVMDYKNAHIYSVIMIIMSFLTLLGVYIFNNKQKQSQVNLNDRD
- a CDS encoding TOBE domain-containing protein, with the protein product MSKLVAKVSKINSLDNLNIVEFDFFGKTLKMMSLGLSSDIQIGTKVNLCVKPTNVAIAKNLSGEISLSNQLFATIENIENGELLSSILLKIENCYLESIITKDSSSKMNLKKNDNVLVLIKASNLSIEEVLND
- the modA gene encoding molybdate ABC transporter substrate-binding protein, with protein sequence MKKIALGFILLCSSVFAGTINVAVAANVSYAINDLVAEFNKTNPDTKVQITLGSSGKFTTQIENGAPFNIFMSADMKFPETLFGKNLAITKPVIYAQGSLAMLSSKELDFSKGINLVTDKNIEKIAIANPKTAPYGTAAVEAMKNAKVLEKVENKFVYAESISQAVTYATTAADVGFIAKSSLYDENMSKYKENVNWVSVDPALYTPIDQGIVILANAKDNIEAKAFYDFILSEKAKEIFHRFGYLTK
- a CDS encoding TOBE domain-containing protein — its product is MAISSNLTLELFDQPFLLEKRIELLMAIKKTGSINKAAKEVPMSYKSAWETIEAMNNLSINPIVQKETGGSGGGGTKLTEYGENLLKTYHLLKEEQKKFVENLNRIVDINNGTLKTIRRLSMQISARNQITGIVEAIEMGTVNAEVHIKLKSNNILVSIITNTAVQNLDLKVGDEVVAIIKSSNVFISTDENLQLSARNKFQGIVDNINKGGINSEIVIDIGNGDKIVAIITTSSVNSLNIKEKSKVGAIIKASDVMIGR